Below is a genomic region from Catenuloplanes atrovinosus.
CAAGAAGCGCCGCAAGCGTATGGCCAAGAAGAAGCACCGCAAGCTGCTGCGCAAGACCCGCGTCCAGCGTCGCCGTCTCGGCAAGTAGTCCGCGTCGCGCCGGGCCCGGTCGACAGGCCCGGCGCGCAGATTGCCTGCCTGAGGTTCAATGACTGGTCGCGGGTGTTCGACAAGGCCACGGAGGCGCGAGTGACCGAATCGCCGGGGACCGTCGTGGTCACCGGGGTCAGCCGGTTCGTGGGTGCGCACGTGGCCGCGCGCCTCGCCGCCGACCCGCGCATCGGGCAGGTCATCGGGCTCGACCCGACCGATCCGCCCGCCGCGCTGGCCGACACGCTGAGCGGCGTCGAACTGGTCCGGGTCGACCTCCGATCCGCCGGCGCCGTCCTCGCCGACCTCGGCGCGGAGGCGGTCGTCCACCTCGCGATCACCAGCTCGCCGGACGCCATCCAGGGCGGCCGCGGCGCGATGAAGGAACACAACGTCATCGGCGCCATGCAGCTGCTCGCAGCCGCCCAGCAGGCGCCGAAGCTGCGCAAACTGGTCATGCGGTCGTCGACCGCCGCCTACGGCGCCTCGTTCCGCGACCCCGGCGTCTTCACCGAGGACACCGAGCCGCGCGAGGTGCCGCGCGGCGGCTTCGCCCGCGACATCCTGGACATCGAGGGGTACGTACGCGGGTTCCGCCGCCGGCGCCCCGACGTGGTCGCCACCGTGCTCCGCTTCGCGCCGTTCATCGGCTCCCGCGCGGACACGTCGCTGACCCGCTACTTCTCCCAGCCGTTCGTCCCGACCGTGTTCGGCCGCGACGCGCGGCTGCAGTTCGTGCACGTCGACGACGCGCTCGAGGTGATGCACCGCGCGGTCGCCGAGGACCACCCCGGCACCTACAACGTGGCCGGCGAGGGCGTGCTCGCGCTCTCCCAGGCGATCCGCCGGGCCGGCCGCGTCCCCGTGCCCGTCCCGGAGCCGGGCCTGGCCGGCGCGATGGCGATCGCCCGCGCCATGGGCCTCGGGCAGAACGGGCTGGACCAGGTCGACCTGTTCGTGCACGGCCGCGTGGTCGACACCAGCCGCCTGATCCGCGAGTTCGGTTTCACGCCGCGGTCCACCGCCGCCGCATTCGACGACTTCATCCAGGCCCACCTCGGCGGCGCGCTGGTATCGCCGGAGCGCCTGGCCGTGGCCGAGCGCTCAATCCTGGACACCATCCGCCGGGTGCGCGCGGCCCGCCAGGGAGAGCCGGCATGACCGAGCGCGGCGAGTTCCTGCCCGGCGCGGAGTTCCGCCCGGCCGACCCGGCGCCGATGCCGCGGCGCAGCAACGGACACCGCCCGTCCGTACCCGCGCAGCACGGTCTTCCGCCCGGCGACCACCCGGCCCCCGCCGCCGAGCCGGTGAAAATCCCGCCGGAGGCTCCCGCCGCCCCCGCCGCGGATGGCATCGTCGAGGACGTGTGGGACCAGCGGGTGGCCGGAGCTCTGTCCTTCCTGCGCCGCCGGCTCTCCGGCCAGTACGACGTCGACGAGTTCGGCTTCGACCCCGAGCTCACCGACCAGGTCTTCCACCCGCTGCTCAAGCCGCTCTACCGCGAGTGGTTCCGCACCGAGGTGCTGGACGTGGACAACGTCCCCGCCGACGGCGGCGCCCTGGTCGTCGGCAACCACTCCGGCACGATCGCGCTGGACGCGCTGATGCTCTCCGTCGCGCTCCGCGACACCCACCCGCGGGAACGCCACCTGCGCCTGCTCGGCGCCGACCTGATCTTCCGCATGCCGGTCGTCTCCGAACTGGCCCGCAAGTCCGGCGTCACCGTCGCCTGCAACCCCGACGCCGAGCGGCTGCTCCGCACCGGCGAGGTCGTCGGCGTCTTCCCCGAGGGCTTCAAGGGCATCGGCAAGCACTACTCCCAGCGCTACAAACTCCAGCGCTTCGGCCGCGGCGGCTTCGTCGCCGCCGCCCTGCGCACCGGCGCCCCCATCGTCCCCGCCGCCATCGTCGGCGCCGAGGAGTCCTACCCTCTGCTCGCCGACATCAAGCCCCTCGCCCGGCTGCTCGGCCTCCCGTACTTCCCGGTCACCCCCACCTTCCCGTGGCTGGGGCCGCTGGGCCTGGTCCCGCTGCCGAGCAAGTGGCTCATCCAGTTCTGCCCACCCATCCCCACGGCCCACCTGATGGACCAGGCCGACGACCCGCTGGTCGTCTACAACCTCGCCGACCAGGTCCGCGAGACCATCCAGCACACCCTCCACACCCTGCTGAAGTCCCGCCCCGACCCCTTCGGCCTCTGACCCTGCCGACCGGCTCCACCGCCACCGGCCGCGGCCTCGACCCGCGCACGCCCCGGCCGCCTCGGCACGACCTTGACACGCGCACCGTCCCGGCCGACGTCGTGTGCCGCTCGCCATGCTCTTGAGCCCGCCCGCACCGGGATCGTGGACGCGGCGTTTTGGTGCCGCGCTCGCCCACCTCCCCCGTGTCGCGGGCGGAGAACCAGCTCTCATCTCTCCGCCGCACCGCTTCTGCCGGGGCGGTGGCCTCCGATGTGCGGGCCGGGGCCACCGGGCGCCGTGCGCCCGAAATTTCGTCATATCGCGGTCGCCGTTGATCATCCACTGTGACTGTGTGAGCCACAGGCACGTTATTCACACCGAATAAGGTGCCTGCGCCTCACAAAGTGGGCGATCAATCGCTTCAGCGGGAAAGATCACGCGGGGACCGCACGCCGAGGGCCACTCTGCCGCCGGCTCCGCAGCGACCGTGTGCGCAGGCTTTGCTCTGCTTACCTACGCCGCACCGCACCCGCATCTCTCCCCGCCGCTCCCCGCGACCGACTCGCCCACCGCCGGCCCGTCCGCAACTCTCCACGACCGGCTTTGCTCTGCTTACCTGTGCGCGGCCGGCGCCTCTAGCCGGGTTGGCTCCGGACGGCTGCTCTGCTTACACGGACGCGAGTTGGGCCGGAGAGGAGGCGTAAAAGCGGCTATCGCCGGAATGGGGGTGCCGGCGGCGGGATCGCAGTCGTCGCTGCGGGCGTCCACCGACAGCGGGAGGTTCTCGGATATCGACGAACCTCCACGGTATGCGCCGATCGTGGTAACCCATCTGCAAGGATGGATGGAACCCGCGGACGAACGGAGCGGCCGTGAGAGTCCTCGTCGAAGCGTTGCTCGTGCCCGTGGTGACCGCCGTGCTGGGGGCGCTGGCCCTCGTCCTCCAGGAGCGGCGGAACCGCCGCGACGTCGAGCACCGCCGCGCCCGGGCGCTCGCCGACGCCACGGCGCAGGCCGCCTTCGTCGAGCAGTGGTGGCGCGCGCTCCGCGAGCTCAGCGGCCCGGTGGCTCCACCGCCCGGCGACCTCGCGACCGCCCGCGCCATTCTCGCCGAGGCGGCCGAGACGGTGTCCCAATCCCGGGCGCCCGAGGTGTCTCCGGTCAAGGCCCCCGAGCTCCTTCGGCGCCTCCTTCTGCTCTATCGCCTGCGGTCTCTCGGCGCGCGGTTCGTCCGGGCGGTCTTTCTCACCTGGGTGCTGCTGGTGCTGTTCGTGGCCATCGTCCCGGTCATCGAGGGTGAACCGGGCGAGAGCCGCTGGTTCGTGGCGGCGATGGGCCTCCTGCTAGTGATCGTGTCCCTGATCCCCGCCGCCCTCCTGCATTCCTTGGCGACCTTCCTCGACACCCGGCGGGCGGCCCGCGATCCCGCCGGCGCAATCGGCCCCGGGAGGCGGTGACGCCGGTGGCTCCGGCCCGGCGGTGTAACGCCAGGCCGGGCGCGACGCCGCGCTACCTGCTCGGCCAGCCGCACCGCTGACCGGCACACGACAACAGGGCCGCATCCCGTGCTGCGGTGCGGCCCTCTTCCGTGGGTGGAGGTAGGTGTTCACCGGCGGGTGATGTGGGCGCGTTCTGTCGCGGGGAGCTGCTCGGCGTGCATGCGCCGAGCCGGGGGACCGGGGGCGCGGCCGGATGGTGACCGGTGGCCGGGGTGGCGGAGGGGGTGCGGGTGGGCACGGCGGGACCGGCTCCGGCGCGGTGACCGGAGCGGAGCGCCAGCGGAGTCGGAGGGCGCCGCGCGGTTTGCCCGCGGGAGCATGCGGAGCGGGAGTGGGCCGGGAGTGGGAAAAGCGGGGTCTTCGGTTTGTCATTCGGGGGTGTGGAGGATGGGTGGATGACGAAGCTGGGGGCGGTGTTCGTGCCGCAGTGGGAGCCGGAGCGGTTGCGGGGTGTGGCGCGGGCGGCGGATGAGGCGGGGCTGGAGGAGCTGTGGCTGTGGGAGGACTGCTTCTTCGAGAGCGGGGTGGCGAGCGCGGCGGCGGCGCTGGCGTGGACGGAGCGGCTGCGGGTGGTGGTGGGGCTGCTGCCGGCGCCGTTGCGGAACGTGGCGCTGACGGCGATGGAGGCGGCGAACCTGGAGCGGATGTTCCCGGGGCGGTCGATGCTCGGGATCGGGCACGGCGTGCAGGGGTGGATGGGGCAGGCGGGGGCGCGGGTCGAGTCGCCGGTGACGCTGATGCGGGAGTACGTAGGGGCGCTGCGCGGGCTGCTCGGCGGTGAGCGGGTCACGGTGCGCGGTCGGTACGTGAACCTGGACGGCGTGGAGCTGGTGTGGAAGCCGGCGAGCCCGCCGCCGGTGCTGGTCGGGGCGTCGGGGCCGCGGTCGCTGCGGCTGTGCGGGGAGGTCGGGGACGTGGTGATCCTGTCCGGCGGGACGCCGCCGGGCGAGGTGGCGCGGGCGCGGGCGCTGATCGAGGAGGGGCGGACGGCGGCGGGTCGGACCACGCCGGTCACGCTGGCGGTCTACCTGATCGCGGCGACCGGGGCGGGCCAGTTCGAGCGGCGGCGCCGGGCGCACCGGACGTGGGGGCTGACCGGGCCGGTGGAGGACGTGACGGTGGGCGGCGACGCGGCGGAGATCGCGGCGCAGCTGCGGCGCTGGACGGACGCGGGCGCGGACACGATCGTGCTGCAGCCGGCCGCGGACGAGCCGTCGCCGGAGGAC
It encodes:
- a CDS encoding NAD-dependent epimerase/dehydratase family protein — translated: MTESPGTVVVTGVSRFVGAHVAARLAADPRIGQVIGLDPTDPPAALADTLSGVELVRVDLRSAGAVLADLGAEAVVHLAITSSPDAIQGGRGAMKEHNVIGAMQLLAAAQQAPKLRKLVMRSSTAAYGASFRDPGVFTEDTEPREVPRGGFARDILDIEGYVRGFRRRRPDVVATVLRFAPFIGSRADTSLTRYFSQPFVPTVFGRDARLQFVHVDDALEVMHRAVAEDHPGTYNVAGEGVLALSQAIRRAGRVPVPVPEPGLAGAMAIARAMGLGQNGLDQVDLFVHGRVVDTSRLIREFGFTPRSTAAAFDDFIQAHLGGALVSPERLAVAERSILDTIRRVRAARQGEPA
- a CDS encoding LLM class flavin-dependent oxidoreductase — protein: MTKLGAVFVPQWEPERLRGVARAADEAGLEELWLWEDCFFESGVASAAAALAWTERLRVVVGLLPAPLRNVALTAMEAANLERMFPGRSMLGIGHGVQGWMGQAGARVESPVTLMREYVGALRGLLGGERVTVRGRYVNLDGVELVWKPASPPPVLVGASGPRSLRLCGEVGDVVILSGGTPPGEVARARALIEEGRTAAGRTTPVTLAVYLIAATGAGQFERRRRAHRTWGLTGPVEDVTVGGDAAEIAAQLRRWTDAGADTIVLQPAADEPSPEDFVRFVARQLRPLVS
- a CDS encoding 30S ribosomal protein bS22 codes for the protein MGSVVKKRRKRMAKKKHRKLLRKTRVQRRRLGK
- a CDS encoding lysophospholipid acyltransferase family protein gives rise to the protein MTERGEFLPGAEFRPADPAPMPRRSNGHRPSVPAQHGLPPGDHPAPAAEPVKIPPEAPAAPAADGIVEDVWDQRVAGALSFLRRRLSGQYDVDEFGFDPELTDQVFHPLLKPLYREWFRTEVLDVDNVPADGGALVVGNHSGTIALDALMLSVALRDTHPRERHLRLLGADLIFRMPVVSELARKSGVTVACNPDAERLLRTGEVVGVFPEGFKGIGKHYSQRYKLQRFGRGGFVAAALRTGAPIVPAAIVGAEESYPLLADIKPLARLLGLPYFPVTPTFPWLGPLGLVPLPSKWLIQFCPPIPTAHLMDQADDPLVVYNLADQVRETIQHTLHTLLKSRPDPFGL